In one window of Deinococcus radiotolerans DNA:
- a CDS encoding chloramphenicol phosphotransferase CPT family protein yields the protein MPALILVNGASSAGKTTLCRALRDGLPGAFVHFSLDFFLFDTSALPRTPQGRLRDWPALRPRVFEGFNRCLPALLDAGNDLVVDYIIETPQMWGQLSGLLRGYDVFLVGLECPVEELERREQARGDRGAGDARRDARTVHTFTRYDLTLTCTAPLEDNVARVALAWAQREHAPRVFPAGRAEV from the coding sequence ATGCCCGCTCTGATTCTGGTGAACGGCGCCTCCAGCGCCGGGAAGACCACGCTGTGCCGCGCCCTGCGGGACGGACTGCCCGGTGCATTTGTGCACTTCAGCCTGGACTTCTTCCTGTTCGACACGTCCGCCCTGCCCCGCACGCCGCAGGGGCGCCTGCGCGACTGGCCGGCGCTGCGGCCGCGCGTGTTCGAAGGCTTCAACCGCTGCCTGCCCGCTCTGCTGGACGCCGGAAATGATCTGGTCGTGGATTACATCATCGAGACGCCGCAGATGTGGGGGCAACTCTCAGGCCTGCTGCGGGGGTACGACGTATTCCTGGTGGGCCTGGAGTGCCCGGTCGAGGAACTCGAGCGCCGGGAGCAGGCGCGTGGTGACCGGGGCGCGGGGGACGCGCGGCGCGACGCGCGGACGGTGCACACCTTCACGCGGTACGACCTGACCCTGACCTGCACCGCGCCGCTGGAGGACAACGTGGCGCGGGTGGCGCTGGCCTGGGCGCAACGCGAACACGCCCCCCGGGTATTCCCGGCGGGGCGCGCGGAGGTCTGA